The Roseovarius indicus genome has a segment encoding these proteins:
- a CDS encoding Ldh family oxidoreductase, with translation MVKVSLAEIEEVTRAALVAHGAEAWIAGEVARAVRVAEGYGNRICGLYYLESYCQQLKSGRVKGDVEPEVSRPRPGAVVVDARLGFAQPAFSRGLPEAVAAARECGVASLAICHAHTCTSLGFFTEQIAREGLIALGMTNASPIVAPPGGKTRVIGTNPISFAVPDGEGGIAMLFDQSTTTVALGKITMAKAAGEKIPEGWAVDADGHPTTDPEAALGGSLVSMGGYKGWGFGLMAELLAAGMTGSRAAPDIGPLKAPDGAPHDIGDYYLLIDPGLSGAFQDRFARIAEMVAQDEGARIPGAGRQAADPVEVDDAAWKQAQALAAG, from the coding sequence ATGGTGAAGGTATCGCTGGCCGAGATCGAAGAGGTCACGCGCGCCGCGCTGGTGGCGCATGGCGCCGAGGCCTGGATCGCGGGTGAGGTGGCCCGGGCGGTACGGGTGGCGGAAGGCTATGGCAACCGGATCTGCGGGCTCTACTACCTCGAAAGCTATTGCCAGCAGCTCAAGTCGGGCCGGGTGAAGGGCGATGTCGAGCCGGAGGTCAGCCGCCCGCGCCCCGGTGCGGTTGTGGTCGATGCGCGGCTGGGCTTTGCGCAGCCGGCGTTTTCGCGGGGGCTGCCCGAGGCGGTGGCGGCGGCGCGGGAGTGCGGGGTCGCGAGCCTCGCCATCTGCCACGCCCATACCTGTACCTCGCTTGGGTTCTTCACCGAACAGATCGCCCGCGAGGGGCTGATCGCGCTGGGCATGACCAACGCCTCGCCCATCGTGGCGCCGCCGGGCGGCAAGACGCGGGTGATCGGCACCAACCCGATCTCCTTCGCGGTGCCGGACGGGGAGGGCGGTATCGCCATGCTGTTCGACCAGTCGACCACCACGGTGGCGCTGGGCAAGATCACCATGGCCAAGGCGGCCGGTGAAAAGATCCCCGAAGGCTGGGCGGTGGATGCCGATGGCCATCCCACGACAGACCCCGAGGCGGCGCTGGGCGGCTCGCTGGTCAGCATGGGCGGCTACAAGGGCTGGGGCTTCGGCCTGATGGCCGAGTTGCTGGCGGCGGGCATGACCGGCAGTCGGGCGGCACCGGACATTGGCCCGCTCAAGGCGCCGGACGGCGCGCCGCATGATATCGGCGATTACTACCTGCTGATCGATCCGGGGCTCTCGGGCGCCTTCCAGGACCGCTTCGCGCGGATCGCCGAGATGGTCGCGCAGGACGAGGGCGCGCGGATCCCCGGTGCCGGGCGGCAGGCGGCCGACCCGGTCGAGGTGGATGACGCGGCCTGGAAACAGGCGCAGGCGCTGGCGGCGGGCTGA
- a CDS encoding flavodoxin domain-containing protein — MKVLVAYASSEGQTRRIARHVADRLADQGHAVELLQAEDGTETDLARFDRVIVAASIHIGHYQKSLGRFIAEQAGALAGKPSLFLSVSLAAAGHEAEDWRSLAQILADFEKATGWTPGHAEQIAGAYRPSQYDVVTRFVMRRILARKDPEADLEADKDYTDWPALDTLVDSWLTGPA, encoded by the coding sequence ATGAAAGTGCTCGTCGCCTATGCCAGCAGCGAAGGCCAGACCCGCAGGATCGCCCGCCACGTGGCCGACCGGCTGGCCGATCAGGGCCACGCGGTCGAGCTTCTTCAGGCCGAGGACGGCACCGAAACCGACCTTGCCCGCTTCGACCGGGTGATCGTGGCCGCGTCGATCCATATCGGCCATTACCAGAAGTCCCTTGGCCGTTTCATCGCCGAACAGGCCGGGGCGCTGGCGGGCAAACCCTCGCTGTTCCTGTCGGTCTCGCTGGCCGCGGCCGGGCACGAGGCGGAAGACTGGCGGTCGCTGGCGCAGATTCTCGCCGATTTCGAAAAGGCCACGGGCTGGACGCCGGGCCACGCCGAACAGATCGCCGGCGCCTACCGGCCGTCGCAATACGATGTCGTCACCCGCTTCGTCATGCGTCGCATCCTCGCCAGGAAAGACCCCGAGGCCGATCTCGAGGCCGACAAGGACTACACCGACTGGCCCGCGCTCGACACGCTGGTCGACAGCTGGCTGACAGGCCCCGCCTGA
- a CDS encoding c-type cytochrome: protein MRITRFMRIIGPGLAAVLALGACVTPRQTDAMTGAARYADHCAACHGPGGRGDGVLAAGLPVSPADLTALSARNGGVFPWSMVMARVHGYAGRAGEMPEFGTILTGPMVSWADETGTRVETPAGLLAIARYLETIQA from the coding sequence ATGCGCATCACGCGCTTCATGCGGATCATCGGGCCGGGGCTGGCGGCGGTACTGGCGCTGGGGGCCTGCGTGACCCCCCGCCAGACCGATGCGATGACCGGTGCGGCTCGTTATGCCGACCATTGCGCCGCCTGCCACGGTCCGGGCGGCCGGGGCGACGGGGTGCTGGCCGCCGGCCTGCCGGTATCGCCTGCGGATCTGACGGCGCTGTCGGCCCGCAACGGCGGGGTGTTTCCCTGGAGCATGGTCATGGCCAGGGTGCACGGCTATGCGGGGCGCGCGGGCGAGATGCCGGAATTCGGCACCATCCTGACCGGCCCGATGGTATCATGGGCGGATGAAACCGGCACGCGGGTGGAAACGCCCGCCGGGCTTCTGGCGATCGCCCGGTACTTGGAAACGATTCAGGCTTAG
- a CDS encoding lipoprotein-releasing ABC transporter permease subunit: protein MAANPAPFSRFEWMIAWRYLRARRAEGGVSTMTWISLIGITLAVFALIATLAVRSGFRAEFVDTILGANAHVTIYNGGNVDQQTGRIDRTIEDYEAMAERVRQVPGVTRVAPLIKGQVMANARDRSAGVEVFGIALDDLKTIPRIVNEETSNGDVEAFPNGIALGGILARDLGVSIGDRIKLISPNGVKTAFGSSPRINAYEVVYIFEAGRYDIDKTRAYLPFEEAQSFFNREGRADELEVMLEEPEALEAMAGPLRQAAGERSYLWTWKDSSGSFLRALDVEDNVMFVILSVLVLIAAMNITSGLIMLVKNKGRDIGILRTMGLTEGSVLRVFFICGAFTGVIGTAFGVLFGCLFAIYIDPIFALLDSFSDQPIWTPDSRGIYFLPAKLQFWDVMSAVGLSLGLSFIVTIFPARRAARLNPVEALRYE from the coding sequence GTGGCAGCCAATCCAGCCCCGTTTTCCCGCTTTGAATGGATGATCGCCTGGCGCTACCTGCGCGCCCGACGGGCCGAGGGCGGCGTCTCGACCATGACGTGGATCAGCCTGATCGGCATCACGCTGGCGGTTTTCGCCCTGATCGCGACGCTGGCGGTGCGCTCGGGCTTCCGGGCGGAGTTCGTCGATACCATTCTCGGCGCCAACGCCCATGTGACGATCTACAATGGCGGCAATGTCGACCAGCAGACCGGCCGCATCGACCGCACCATCGAGGATTACGAGGCGATGGCCGAGCGCGTGCGCCAGGTTCCCGGCGTGACCCGCGTCGCGCCGCTGATCAAGGGGCAGGTGATGGCCAATGCCCGCGACCGCTCCGCCGGGGTCGAGGTGTTCGGCATCGCGCTCGACGACCTCAAGACCATTCCCCGCATCGTCAACGAGGAAACCTCCAATGGCGATGTCGAAGCCTTTCCGAACGGTATCGCGCTGGGCGGCATCCTTGCCCGCGACCTTGGTGTTTCGATCGGCGACCGGATCAAGCTGATCTCGCCCAACGGGGTCAAGACGGCCTTTGGTTCCTCGCCCCGGATCAACGCCTACGAGGTGGTCTATATCTTCGAGGCCGGGCGCTACGACATCGACAAGACCCGCGCCTACCTGCCCTTCGAGGAGGCGCAGAGCTTCTTCAACCGCGAGGGGCGGGCGGACGAGCTGGAGGTCATGCTGGAAGAGCCCGAGGCGCTGGAGGCGATGGCGGGCCCGCTGCGACAGGCGGCGGGCGAGCGCAGCTACCTGTGGACGTGGAAGGATTCCTCGGGCAGCTTCCTGCGCGCGCTCGATGTCGAGGATAACGTGATGTTCGTGATCCTGTCGGTGCTGGTGCTGATCGCGGCGATGAACATTACCAGCGGCCTGATCATGCTGGTCAAGAACAAGGGGCGCGATATCGGCATCCTGCGGACGATGGGGCTGACGGAAGGCTCGGTGCTGCGGGTCTTCTTCATCTGCGGGGCGTTCACCGGGGTGATCGGCACGGCCTTCGGCGTGCTCTTCGGGTGCCTCTTCGCGATCTATATCGACCCGATCTTCGCGCTGCTCGATTCCTTCTCGGATCAGCCGATCTGGACGCCCGACAGCCGCGGCATCTATTTCCTGCCCGCCAAGCTGCAATTCTGGGACGTGATGTCGGCGGTGGGCCTGTCGCTGGGGCTCAGCTTCATCGTCACCATTTTCCCCGCTCGCCGTGCGGCGCGGCTCAACCCGGTGGAGGCGCTGCGCTATGAGTGA
- a CDS encoding DUF4864 domain-containing protein, with the protein MRHMIAAVLMTLALALPAKANEDIEKVITSQIDAFLADDFETAFTYASPMIKDIFGTPEKFGQMVRQGYPMVWRPSEVNFLSIDRRGKELWQNVMVRDAEGALYILEYQMIPGEMGWLINAVRVRKATEGTA; encoded by the coding sequence ATGCGACACATGATAGCTGCGGTTCTGATGACCCTCGCGCTGGCCCTGCCGGCCAAGGCGAACGAGGATATCGAAAAGGTCATCACGAGCCAGATCGACGCGTTCCTCGCCGATGATTTCGAAACCGCCTTCACCTATGCCAGCCCGATGATCAAGGATATCTTCGGCACGCCCGAGAAGTTCGGCCAGATGGTCCGGCAGGGTTATCCGATGGTCTGGCGCCCGTCCGAGGTGAATTTCCTCTCCATCGACCGCCGCGGCAAGGAGCTGTGGCAGAACGTGATGGTGCGGGATGCCGAGGGGGCGCTCTATATCCTCGAATACCAGATGATCCCGGGCGAGATGGGCTGGCTGATCAACGCGGTGCGGGTGCGCAAGGCGACGGAAGGCACGGCCTGA
- a CDS encoding ABC transporter ATP-binding protein, which produces MSDPMLRLKGIEKVYNAGQKGEVRVLREAGLEIGAGEMVALVAPSGAGKSTLLHIAGLLDTPDSGIVEIGGEAMTGLSDRRRTVARRREVGFVYQFHHLLPEFTARENIVLPQLADGVPRAEAIARADELLDRVGIAGRAGHRPSAMSGGEQQRVAFCRALANSPRLLLADEPTGNLDPVTSDTVFETLMDLVRGTGLAALIATHNLELAARMDRIVKLEQGRVVAG; this is translated from the coding sequence ATGAGTGACCCGATGCTGCGCCTGAAAGGGATCGAGAAGGTCTACAACGCCGGCCAGAAGGGCGAGGTGCGCGTGCTGCGCGAGGCCGGGCTGGAGATCGGCGCAGGCGAGATGGTGGCGCTGGTGGCGCCATCGGGCGCGGGCAAGTCGACGCTTCTGCACATTGCGGGGCTGCTGGACACGCCCGACAGCGGGATCGTCGAGATCGGCGGCGAGGCGATGACGGGCCTCTCGGACCGCCGCCGCACCGTCGCGCGGCGGCGCGAGGTAGGCTTCGTCTACCAGTTTCATCACCTGCTGCCGGAATTCACGGCGCGCGAGAACATCGTGCTGCCGCAGCTGGCCGACGGGGTGCCACGGGCCGAGGCCATTGCGCGGGCCGACGAGCTTCTCGACCGCGTCGGCATCGCCGGGCGGGCCGGACACCGCCCTTCGGCCATGTCGGGCGGCGAGCAGCAGCGCGTGGCCTTCTGCCGGGCGCTGGCGAATTCGCCCCGCCTGCTGCTGGCCGACGAGCCCACGGGCAACCTCGACCCCGTCACGTCGGACACGGTGTTCGAGACCTTGATGGACCTCGTGCGCGGCACCGGGCTGGCGGCGCTGATCGCCACGCATAACCTCGAGCTGGCCGCGCGTATGGACCGGATCGTGAAGCTCGAGCAGGGCAGGGTTGTCGCGGGATAG
- a CDS encoding DMT family transporter — protein MPVTTTYAIVMLAAGFGIPILAALNAALGVRLGSPVAAATILFVVALGSTLIVLAISRPSGLLTTGPAPKHLYLGGLLVAFYVLSVTIVAPKFGVGNAIFFVLLGQLVSAAAIDHFGLFGARVSPLSLTRGLGIGLMVAGVFMTQRV, from the coding sequence ATGCCCGTCACCACAACCTATGCCATCGTGATGCTGGCCGCCGGCTTCGGCATCCCGATCCTCGCAGCGCTCAACGCGGCCCTCGGGGTACGGCTCGGCTCACCTGTGGCGGCGGCGACGATCCTCTTCGTGGTGGCGCTCGGCTCCACGCTGATCGTGCTGGCGATCAGCCGGCCCTCGGGGCTGCTGACGACGGGCCCGGCGCCGAAGCATCTCTATCTGGGCGGGCTGCTGGTCGCGTTCTACGTGCTCTCGGTCACCATCGTCGCGCCCAAGTTCGGGGTCGGCAACGCGATCTTCTTCGTTCTGCTCGGCCAGCTCGTCAGCGCCGCCGCCATCGACCATTTCGGCCTGTTCGGCGCCAGGGTCTCGCCCCTGTCGCTGACCCGCGGGCTCGGCATCGGGTTGATGGTGGCCGGGGTCTTCATGACCCAGCGGGTCTGA
- a CDS encoding c-type cytochrome: protein MRKTAFGLLAMALLAAPALAEDAGKGRETYWRYCASCHGENGDGTGPMRAVLTVQPKDLTQLADENDGVFPLDRVIQRIDGRDPLVSHGSQMPVYGNFFDEGGEATLTAEDGTEIETSGAVADLIAYLKVLQDG, encoded by the coding sequence ATGCGCAAGACTGCATTTGGATTACTGGCAATGGCCCTTCTGGCCGCGCCGGCGCTGGCCGAGGATGCCGGCAAGGGGCGCGAGACCTACTGGCGCTATTGCGCGAGCTGTCATGGCGAAAACGGCGACGGGACAGGGCCGATGCGCGCGGTGCTGACCGTGCAGCCGAAGGACCTGACGCAGCTTGCCGACGAGAATGACGGGGTGTTCCCGCTCGACCGGGTCATTCAGCGCATCGACGGGCGCGACCCGCTGGTCTCGCATGGCAGCCAGATGCCGGTCTATGGCAATTTCTTCGACGAGGGCGGGGAGGCGACCCTGACCGCCGAGGACGGCACCGAGATCGAAACCAGCGGCGCGGTGGCCGATCTGATTGCCTACCTGAAGGTGTTGCAGGACGGCTGA
- a CDS encoding glycosyl hydrolase family 28-related protein yields the protein MNKAVTDGITFMPPAFANGLDVWSSGNGTPGSDTYDNSPDAAFVPSDADFGGALELLKTQATMKLRYTGQTPILPGCYLRIRARVKAVSGALPNVRIAGWAGAAGGAHVSGVDETGPATTLTAYGDVVEVSAIVGTGRRGGVDMPWGTQAEYGHFGLDLTGPNGGVVRIDDIEIEDVTRFFLRDMIGVVDVRDYGAVGDGTTDDHAAFEAADAAADGRDVLIPEGTYFLGDSVTLQARARFDGTVTMPTDKVLTLMQNFDMPGYIDAFGDEEVAFRKAFQSLISTPHHVELDLAGLKIDLREPVDLKAAVPDVSNFAQRRVISNGQFSVVAGPNWDTETFTSQASYTTSKGYELNNVANVANIPVGSLVEGNGVGREVYVKSKNVGAGTIELSRELYDAVGTQNFTFRRFKYMLDFSGFSKISKFAISNVDFLCRGDCNGLLLPTKGIGFHLRDCWFTSPRERGVSSHGDGCQGMMIDRCQFLSDETQLLVPNRTSIGVNINANDVKIRHNRCTYFKHFAVVGGTSSVILGNHIFQGDAADVGPRSAGIVMAHSNSRATISGNYICDCSIEWTNEHDKNPGFSSEFSFSAMSITNNNFLSQSTAPSFNFIRVKPYGSGHFINGLNVTGNTFRLFDGNIDRVEGIDTSFAPMDFSRFRNITFTGNSFNNVNTVVENPLVMEHAEASHSSTWVIQPFPKLPFQAWARTVESVTAKGAIREQGGGIYWGMPYHQVQQGPNKDRVNLRWEVPVEGSVTLRVRIDTPT from the coding sequence ATGAACAAGGCAGTTACCGATGGCATCACCTTCATGCCGCCGGCCTTTGCAAACGGGCTCGACGTCTGGTCGAGCGGCAATGGCACACCGGGCTCGGACACCTACGACAACTCCCCCGATGCGGCCTTCGTGCCCTCTGACGCCGATTTCGGCGGGGCGCTGGAGCTTCTGAAGACGCAAGCCACCATGAAGCTGCGCTATACCGGCCAGACGCCGATCCTGCCCGGCTGCTACCTGCGCATCCGCGCGCGGGTGAAGGCCGTGAGCGGCGCGCTGCCCAACGTGCGCATTGCCGGCTGGGCGGGGGCCGCGGGCGGCGCGCATGTCTCGGGGGTGGACGAGACCGGCCCGGCGACCACGCTGACCGCCTATGGCGACGTGGTCGAGGTCAGTGCCATCGTCGGCACCGGCCGGCGCGGCGGGGTCGACATGCCGTGGGGCACGCAGGCCGAATATGGCCATTTCGGCCTCGACCTGACCGGGCCCAATGGCGGTGTCGTGCGCATCGACGATATCGAGATCGAGGATGTCACCCGCTTCTTCCTGCGCGACATGATCGGCGTGGTCGACGTGCGCGACTATGGCGCCGTGGGCGATGGCACCACCGACGATCACGCGGCTTTCGAGGCCGCCGATGCCGCCGCCGACGGGCGCGACGTGCTGATCCCCGAGGGCACCTATTTCCTCGGCGACAGCGTGACCCTTCAGGCGCGTGCGCGGTTCGACGGCACGGTCACCATGCCCACCGACAAGGTGCTGACCCTGATGCAGAATTTCGACATGCCGGGCTATATCGACGCCTTCGGCGACGAGGAGGTGGCCTTTCGCAAGGCGTTCCAGTCGCTGATCAGCACGCCGCATCATGTCGAGCTTGACCTCGCGGGCCTCAAGATCGACCTGCGCGAGCCCGTCGACCTCAAGGCCGCCGTTCCCGATGTCAGCAACTTCGCCCAGCGTCGGGTGATCAGCAACGGCCAGTTCTCGGTCGTGGCCGGGCCCAACTGGGACACCGAGACATTCACCTCGCAGGCCAGTTATACCACCAGCAAGGGCTACGAGCTCAACAACGTGGCCAATGTCGCCAACATCCCCGTGGGCTCGCTGGTCGAGGGCAACGGGGTGGGCCGCGAGGTCTACGTGAAGTCGAAGAACGTGGGCGCCGGCACGATCGAGCTGAGCCGCGAGCTTTACGATGCGGTCGGCACGCAGAATTTCACCTTCCGCCGCTTCAAGTACATGCTCGATTTCTCCGGTTTCTCGAAGATCTCGAAATTCGCGATCTCGAATGTCGATTTCCTCTGCCGGGGCGATTGCAACGGGCTTTTGCTGCCCACCAAGGGCATCGGCTTTCACCTGCGCGACTGCTGGTTCACCTCGCCGCGCGAGCGGGGCGTGTCGAGCCACGGCGACGGCTGCCAGGGCATGATGATCGACCGCTGCCAGTTCCTGTCGGACGAGACCCAGCTCCTGGTCCCGAACCGCACCTCGATCGGGGTCAACATCAACGCCAACGACGTGAAGATCCGGCATAACCGCTGTACCTATTTCAAGCATTTCGCGGTGGTGGGCGGCACCAGCTCGGTGATCCTCGGCAACCACATCTTCCAGGGCGACGCCGCCGATGTGGGGCCGCGCAGCGCCGGCATCGTCATGGCGCATTCCAACTCGCGGGCGACAATCAGCGGCAACTACATCTGCGACTGCTCGATCGAATGGACAAACGAGCATGACAAGAACCCGGGCTTCTCGAGCGAGTTCTCCTTCTCGGCGATGAGCATCACCAACAACAACTTCCTGTCGCAAAGCACGGCACCGTCGTTCAACTTCATCCGGGTGAAGCCCTATGGCAGCGGGCATTTCATCAATGGCCTCAACGTCACGGGCAACACGTTCCGCCTCTTCGACGGCAATATCGACCGGGTCGAGGGGATCGACACCAGCTTTGCACCGATGGATTTCAGCCGGTTCAGGAACATCACCTTCACCGGCAATTCCTTCAACAACGTCAACACCGTGGTCGAAAACCCGCTGGTGATGGAGCATGCCGAGGCCAGCCACAGCTCGACCTGGGTGATCCAGCCTTTCCCGAAACTGCCTTTCCAGGCCTGGGCGCGCACGGTGGAATCGGTCACCGCCAAGGGGGCCATCCGTGAACAGGGCGGGGGCATCTACTGGGGCATGCCCTATCACCAGGTCCAGCAGGGCCCCAACAAGGACCGCGTCAACCTGCGCTGGGAAGTGCCGGTCGAGGGCAGCGTCACCCTCCGCGTGCGGATCGACACGCCGACCTGA
- a CDS encoding methyltransferase domain-containing protein yields the protein MLEFDAATRRILDRSYAGSDVVRRRLENFRALDPKPGERVLDLGCGSGFLTAEIARAVGDAGHVLGVDPSPDMRAGAEENCAGFGKVQIAAGDAGAIPAEDGAFDKIVSLQVFEYLDDVPTALAEVSRVLRPGGRLVVGDWHWDCFAWHSADPSRMARMMASWDEHLAERCVPALLPALMSHAGFAFGESRAVPFTDTCLRADGMANMMLHLMAGYARQNGHLPETEIAAWKAEQEELARAGRFFFSLTHFVTVAHKA from the coding sequence ATGCTGGAATTCGACGCGGCCACGCGCCGCATTCTCGACCGGTCCTATGCCGGGTCGGACGTGGTGCGCCGGCGGCTGGAGAACTTCCGCGCCCTCGACCCGAAGCCGGGGGAGCGGGTGCTCGACCTCGGCTGCGGGTCGGGTTTCCTGACGGCCGAGATCGCGCGGGCGGTGGGCGATGCGGGCCACGTGCTGGGCGTCGACCCGAGCCCCGACATGCGCGCCGGGGCCGAGGAGAATTGCGCCGGATTCGGGAAAGTGCAGATCGCGGCGGGCGATGCGGGCGCCATCCCGGCCGAGGACGGGGCCTTCGACAAGATCGTGTCGCTCCAGGTCTTCGAATATCTCGACGACGTCCCTACCGCGCTGGCCGAGGTGTCGCGGGTGCTGAGGCCCGGCGGGCGGCTGGTGGTCGGCGACTGGCACTGGGATTGCTTCGCCTGGCACAGCGCCGACCCAAGCCGGATGGCGCGGATGATGGCCTCGTGGGACGAGCACTTGGCCGAACGCTGCGTCCCTGCCCTGTTGCCGGCGCTCATGTCCCACGCCGGCTTCGCCTTCGGCGAAAGCCGGGCGGTGCCCTTTACCGACACCTGCCTGCGCGCCGACGGGATGGCCAACATGATGCTGCACCTGATGGCCGGCTATGCCCGCCAGAACGGCCACCTGCCCGAAACCGAAATCGCCGCATGGAAGGCCGAGCAGGAAGAGCTGGCCCGCGCGGGCCGCTTCTTCTTCTCGCTCACCCATTTCGTCACCGTGGCCCACAAGGCGTGA